A window from Oscillatoria sp. FACHB-1406 encodes these proteins:
- a CDS encoding HEAT repeat domain-containing protein, with product MLDFPDELSELEPEAKSESTTAERLVELARRSQELARIVAQNPYAPTHLLKELGYSHDVLTRQAVVANPNAPTDILLNVGGEFPQQLLDNPVFGLLWLENPDLVAAMPQRTLSRLLESLRGQQELLEIVANHSSRSIRYHAYRVLRKPNCAIACLERLAGSEDGEVRSAIADNPQTPLSILERLADDPDDNVRRSISRNSNTPVSWLIKFANDRSDDVRANTARNPRTPASVLEQLSRDRVQSVRYVVARHPQTPLSVLETLAAEPDVNMRCAVTQNPNLPVGVLEKLAQCSETSIKRAIASHPKAPIVLVRGLLYEGAKWFRGDVARDSQSVEILERLARDWEPWVRQGVAENRHTPTILLEKLSKDETMEVRLKIAQHPNTPATVLACLASDRYLKVRTEVAKNVNTEIEVLKGLARDRIAPVRQAAQIRLQSFL from the coding sequence ATGCTCGATTTTCCCGATGAACTTTCCGAACTCGAACCCGAGGCAAAAAGCGAAAGCACGACTGCCGAACGCCTGGTAGAACTGGCACGTCGAAGCCAAGAACTGGCGCGCATCGTAGCTCAAAATCCTTACGCGCCGACTCACCTTCTTAAGGAATTGGGCTATAGTCACGATGTTTTGACGCGGCAAGCGGTTGTTGCTAATCCGAACGCGCCAACCGATATTTTATTGAATGTTGGTGGGGAGTTTCCCCAACAGTTGCTCGATAATCCGGTTTTTGGACTGCTATGGCTGGAAAACCCCGATTTAGTTGCAGCAATGCCTCAACGCACTTTATCCCGGCTGCTGGAATCTCTGCGCGGACAGCAGGAATTATTGGAGATTGTAGCGAATCATAGCTCGCGCTCGATTCGCTATCATGCCTATCGAGTATTACGGAAACCGAATTGCGCGATCGCTTGCTTGGAACGTTTGGCTGGCAGCGAGGATGGCGAAGTGCGCAGCGCGATCGCGGATAATCCTCAAACGCCCTTGTCTATTTTAGAACGATTGGCAGACGATCCTGATGATAACGTGCGCCGCAGTATTTCGAGAAATTCCAACACGCCGGTTTCTTGGTTAATTAAGTTCGCCAACGATCGCAGCGATGACGTGCGCGCGAATACTGCCCGCAATCCGCGAACGCCGGCCTCGGTATTGGAACAATTATCGCGCGATCGCGTGCAATCCGTTCGCTACGTTGTCGCCCGCCACCCCCAAACACCCCTCTCGGTGCTAGAAACTTTGGCAGCGGAACCCGATGTCAATATGCGGTGTGCGGTGACTCAAAATCCCAATCTTCCTGTCGGGGTGTTAGAAAAATTGGCACAATGTTCGGAAACGAGCATAAAACGGGCGATAGCCAGTCACCCGAAAGCCCCGATAGTGCTGGTTCGAGGATTGCTGTATGAGGGGGCAAAATGGTTTCGCGGCGATGTAGCACGCGATTCTCAGTCTGTTGAAATTTTGGAGCGATTAGCGCGCGATTGGGAACCTTGGGTGCGTCAGGGCGTGGCGGAGAACCGTCACACGCCTACTATCTTGCTGGAGAAGTTGTCAAAGGATGAGACGATGGAGGTGCGGCTCAAGATTGCCCAGCATCCCAATACCCCAGCAACCGTGTTAGCTTGTTTAGCCAGCGATCGCTATTTGAAAGTGCGGACGGAGGTTGCTAAGAATGTTAACACTGAAATTGAAGTCTTAAAAGGGTTAGCGCGCGATCGCATCGCCCCCGTTCGTCAAGCCGCCCAAATAAGGCTGCAATCGTTTTTGTAA
- a CDS encoding alpha/beta hydrolase — translation MLYHDFTTQEELDYQYDPTASGIDLSVHLNWYITRSAETRKELSHHLQVPYGPTRAEYLDIFPAAEANAPILVFIHGGYWVMNDTQPFSFVARGPVSAGITTIVLNYALCPKVTLDEIVRQTRAAVAWIYRNADSFGGDRDRIYISGHSAGGHLTAMAMATDWENDYNLPQDIIKGGCAVSGLFDLMPFPYTWLQPKLQLTWGEVLRNSPIRHIPERAGSLIITYGGDETPEFARQSQDFLRAWRKKGLKGEYLPQPGKNHFSAIEGFIDVNNPLGAAILKQIQTSTNCES, via the coding sequence ATGCTATACCACGATTTCACAACCCAAGAAGAACTCGATTATCAATACGACCCCACAGCCTCGGGTATCGATTTGTCCGTCCATCTCAATTGGTACATCACTCGCAGTGCAGAAACCCGCAAGGAACTTTCCCATCACCTTCAAGTTCCTTACGGGCCAACGCGAGCGGAATATTTAGATATTTTTCCGGCAGCCGAAGCGAATGCGCCCATTCTTGTTTTTATTCACGGCGGTTATTGGGTCATGAATGACACTCAGCCGTTTAGTTTTGTGGCGCGCGGACCGGTTAGTGCGGGCATCACTACAATTGTGCTTAATTATGCGCTGTGTCCGAAAGTAACGCTGGATGAAATCGTGCGGCAAACTCGGGCGGCGGTTGCGTGGATTTACCGAAATGCGGACAGTTTCGGTGGAGATCGCGATCGCATTTACATTTCGGGACATTCCGCTGGCGGTCACTTAACAGCAATGGCGATGGCAACCGACTGGGAAAACGACTACAACCTGCCCCAAGATATTATTAAAGGCGGCTGCGCGGTTAGCGGTCTATTCGATTTAATGCCATTCCCTTACACTTGGCTGCAACCGAAACTCCAACTTACCTGGGGCGAGGTACTGCGCAATAGTCCGATTCGCCACATCCCCGAACGCGCCGGTTCCCTGATTATTACCTACGGCGGCGATGAAACGCCTGAATTTGCCCGTCAGTCGCAAGATTTTCTGAGGGCTTGGCGAAAAAAAGGACTTAAGGGCGAGTATCTCCCGCAACCGGGAAAAAATCACTTTAGCGCGATTGAGGGATTTATTGATGTTAATAACCCCCTAGGTGCGGCAATCCTGAAGCAGATACAGACTTCGACGAACTGCGAGAGTTGA
- a CDS encoding Uma2 family endonuclease: MVFISPTSIAQEAPPRPPKETLPTMYDLPSENPEKPGLPDEFHALQSQLLSRTLQLPNYSPENCFAALDLNLYYTVKHPLWYKRPDWFLAINVPRLYEGTELRRNYVIWQEEHNPYVIVELLSPGTSREDLGRFYREEEKELEEAQLASEKPGKLEVYEKYLRVPHYFVYSRYTQQLRYFKLEGGLYREQTFQSEKPKIWLEDLEIGLGIWEGVFEGIPNFWLRWCDAEGNWLLTDTEQAQLKLRQAARNLLATGMGTSQIAEILGISVEEVEESAYP; this comes from the coding sequence ATGGTTTTCATTTCCCCAACATCAATCGCGCAGGAAGCTCCCCCACGTCCGCCCAAAGAAACCCTGCCAACGATGTACGATCTTCCCAGCGAAAATCCGGAGAAACCTGGTTTGCCTGACGAATTTCACGCCCTTCAATCCCAACTTTTAAGCCGCACGCTGCAACTGCCGAATTACTCTCCAGAAAATTGCTTTGCTGCTTTAGACCTCAATCTTTACTACACAGTCAAACATCCTCTCTGGTATAAGCGTCCTGATTGGTTTCTAGCAATTAATGTACCGCGTCTTTATGAAGGAACAGAACTTCGACGCAACTATGTTATTTGGCAGGAAGAACACAACCCTTATGTCATTGTAGAATTGTTATCGCCGGGAACTTCTAGGGAAGATTTAGGAAGATTTTATCGCGAAGAAGAAAAGGAGTTAGAAGAAGCCCAGCTAGCTTCTGAAAAACCAGGAAAACTTGAAGTCTACGAAAAATATTTACGGGTTCCGCATTACTTCGTATACAGCCGCTATACCCAACAGTTGCGATATTTTAAATTAGAAGGAGGACTCTACCGAGAACAAACTTTTCAATCCGAAAAGCCTAAAATTTGGCTGGAAGATTTAGAAATTGGTTTGGGAATTTGGGAAGGTGTATTTGAAGGAATCCCCAATTTTTGGCTGCGCTGGTGCGATGCGGAAGGAAACTGGTTGCTGACGGATACCGAGCAAGCGCAGTTAAAATTGCGTCAAGCGGCTAGAAATCTGTTAGCAACAGGCATGGGTACGAGCCAAATCGCCGAAATTTTGGGAATCTCAGTAGAGGAAGTAGAGGAAAGTGCTTATCCCTAA
- a CDS encoding tocopherol cyclase family protein, with protein sequence MFNSLQTPHSGYHWDGSRRFFEGWYYRVTLPQSGQTFAFMYSIEDPIGNQPNSGGAVQVLGPEDEYLWRTFPDVRGFWGAKERLGLGHWGKHNLEIAPQELEPSLFAAAVGEGYQATASLNQGAIHDPGSDRDCRWHYTIEPIYGWGNPRGIQQSTAGLLSSFAIFEPGWQILMASGLATGWIDWNGQRYEFRDAPAYSEKNWGRSFPQKWFWINCNQFEGEADLALTAGGGRRGVLWWMESVALICLHYRGEFYEFVPWNAAVSWRIEPWGRWEMRARNAQGEVELVGTTDLPGTPLRAPTREGLQFCCRDTMLGRLQLTLRAPRSGSLRDRAQNVILRAESNLCGLEVGGEPWEEVWENYE encoded by the coding sequence ATGTTCAATTCTCTCCAAACTCCGCATAGCGGCTACCACTGGGATGGCAGCCGTCGTTTTTTTGAAGGGTGGTATTACCGCGTCACGCTGCCGCAGTCGGGGCAAACGTTTGCGTTTATGTACTCGATTGAAGACCCCATCGGCAACCAACCGAATAGCGGCGGTGCGGTTCAAGTTTTAGGCCCGGAGGACGAATATCTATGGCGGACTTTTCCCGATGTGCGGGGGTTTTGGGGGGCGAAGGAACGGTTGGGGCTGGGACATTGGGGCAAGCACAATCTGGAGATTGCGCCGCAGGAACTCGAACCGAGTCTTTTTGCGGCGGCGGTGGGGGAGGGGTATCAAGCGACGGCTAGCCTCAATCAAGGGGCAATTCACGATCCTGGCAGCGATCGCGATTGTCGCTGGCACTATACAATCGAACCGATATACGGTTGGGGAAATCCGCGCGGAATTCAACAATCGACGGCGGGTTTGCTGTCCTCGTTCGCGATTTTTGAACCGGGATGGCAGATTTTGATGGCAAGCGGTTTGGCGACGGGGTGGATTGACTGGAACGGACAGCGTTACGAGTTTCGCGATGCGCCTGCTTATAGCGAGAAAAATTGGGGGCGTTCGTTCCCACAGAAGTGGTTTTGGATAAATTGCAATCAGTTTGAAGGCGAGGCGGATTTGGCGCTGACGGCGGGCGGCGGACGGCGTGGGGTGCTGTGGTGGATGGAGTCGGTGGCGTTAATTTGCCTGCACTATCGGGGGGAGTTTTACGAGTTTGTGCCGTGGAATGCGGCGGTGAGTTGGCGCATCGAACCTTGGGGACGCTGGGAGATGCGGGCGCGCAACGCACAGGGCGAGGTGGAGTTGGTGGGGACGACGGATTTACCGGGAACGCCGTTGCGCGCGCCGACGCGGGAGGGGTTGCAGTTCTGCTGTCGGGATACGATGTTGGGACGGTTGCAGTTAACGTTACGCGCGCCGCGAAGCGGATCCCTACGGGATCGCGCTCAAAATGTCATCCTCCGAGCGGAAAGTAATCTTTGCGGTTTGGAAGTCGGTGGCGAACCTTGGGAGGAAGTTTGGGAAAATTATGAATGA